Proteins encoded together in one Paracidovorax wautersii window:
- a CDS encoding phosphatase PAP2 family protein, with protein sequence MPSLSRLYALRFAPYGLRATALCSLLALSACGGGDGNSDDGFVVPVAPAGAGFVDTAPVPTAPAFVDTASTNQRGDARYATVDTNAGVRVLSGFLDIWEPRARRVDAGVTAPAVDGFAAVTASDWTGLPGDATDGTVKNAAVHRENIDYVVRATAQRTAAQAEAAYLDDRRGKNYSATDGMGPLTAAWRAAAQQTTTINGVAADATSVLYNDGGNNTGVGGSANASFGLAIDFVNSMGANASTEPAKRFYKYARPWRWSSAVQVVPTLERAKSSTPATDGGYPSGHTAEAVRNAIAMAYLVPQRYQEMLARGLELGESRILAGMHSPLDVVSGRILGQASAVGNIYAAPQATRDAARNQAQQTLMAAVGATTPAQFLAFAHSQGTAQDRFADAATNRSAYARRLVFGFTPIGDATRPAVVPKGAEVLLETRLPYLSDAQRRVVLKTTALPSGYPAMDDAEGFGRLNLFAAADGYGAFNGDALITMDAAQGGFHALDTWRNPIGGVGKLTKAGSGTLVLAGTSSYSGGTEVIGGTLQADAAQALGKGALYVNGGTFATSARAPVELAGSYTQTATGTTQVRLGSQGAGLVSTLQAAALAGTLEVTFQNGFAPKAGDTVTVLRAARVHGRFDRVSVAGFKATPVYLADSVQLQLSAAN encoded by the coding sequence ATGCCTTCCCTCTCCCGCCTCTACGCCCTTCGTTTCGCACCCTACGGCCTGCGCGCCACGGCGCTGTGCTCCCTGCTGGCGCTGTCCGCCTGCGGCGGCGGCGATGGCAACAGCGATGACGGCTTCGTCGTGCCCGTCGCACCGGCCGGCGCCGGCTTCGTGGACACCGCCCCCGTGCCCACCGCGCCCGCCTTCGTGGACACGGCCAGCACCAACCAGCGCGGCGATGCGCGCTACGCCACGGTGGACACCAACGCCGGGGTGCGCGTGCTCTCCGGCTTCCTGGACATCTGGGAGCCGCGCGCACGCCGCGTGGATGCCGGCGTGACCGCCCCCGCCGTGGACGGCTTCGCGGCCGTCACCGCCTCCGACTGGACCGGCCTGCCGGGCGATGCCACCGACGGCACCGTCAAGAACGCCGCCGTCCACCGCGAGAACATCGATTACGTAGTGCGCGCCACCGCCCAGCGCACGGCAGCGCAGGCCGAGGCCGCCTACCTGGACGACCGCCGCGGCAAGAACTACAGCGCCACCGACGGCATGGGCCCGCTCACTGCGGCCTGGCGCGCAGCCGCCCAGCAGACCACCACCATCAACGGCGTTGCCGCCGATGCCACCTCCGTGCTGTACAACGACGGCGGCAACAACACCGGCGTGGGCGGCAGCGCCAATGCCTCGTTCGGGCTGGCCATCGACTTCGTCAACAGCATGGGCGCCAACGCGTCCACCGAACCCGCCAAGCGCTTCTACAAGTACGCCCGCCCCTGGCGCTGGAGCAGCGCGGTGCAGGTGGTGCCCACCCTGGAGCGCGCCAAGAGCAGCACGCCCGCGACCGACGGCGGCTACCCCAGCGGCCACACGGCCGAGGCCGTGCGCAACGCCATCGCCATGGCCTACCTGGTGCCGCAGCGCTACCAGGAGATGCTGGCCCGCGGCCTGGAGCTGGGCGAGAGCCGCATCCTGGCGGGCATGCATTCGCCGCTGGACGTGGTGAGCGGCCGCATCCTGGGCCAGGCCTCGGCGGTGGGCAACATCTACGCGGCCCCGCAGGCCACGCGCGACGCCGCCCGCAACCAGGCCCAGCAGACGCTGATGGCCGCCGTAGGCGCCACCACGCCCGCGCAGTTCCTGGCCTTCGCGCATTCGCAGGGTACGGCGCAGGACCGCTTTGCCGACGCCGCCACCAACCGCAGCGCGTACGCGCGCCGCCTGGTGTTCGGCTTCACGCCCATCGGCGACGCTACCCGCCCGGCCGTGGTGCCCAAGGGCGCCGAAGTGCTGCTGGAAACCCGCCTGCCCTACCTGAGCGATGCGCAGCGCCGCGTGGTGCTCAAGACCACCGCCCTGCCCTCGGGCTACCCGGCGATGGACGACGCCGAAGGCTTCGGCCGCCTGAACCTGTTCGCCGCGGCGGACGGCTACGGCGCCTTCAACGGCGATGCGCTCATCACCATGGACGCGGCCCAAGGCGGCTTCCATGCGCTGGACACCTGGCGCAACCCCATCGGCGGCGTCGGCAAGCTGACCAAGGCCGGCAGCGGCACGCTGGTGCTGGCCGGCACCAGCAGCTACAGCGGCGGCACCGAGGTCATCGGCGGCACGCTGCAGGCCGACGCGGCCCAGGCACTCGGCAAGGGCGCGCTGTACGTGAACGGCGGCACCTTCGCCACCAGCGCCAGGGCGCCGGTGGAGCTGGCCGGCAGCTACACGCAGACAGCCACCGGAACCACGCAGGTGCGCCTGGGCAGCCAGGGCGCCGGCCTGGTGTCCACGCTGCAGGCCGCCGCGCTGGCGGGCACGCTCGAGGTCACCTTCCAGAACGGCTTCGCGCCCAAGGCGGGCGACACCGTCACCGTGCTGCGCGCGGCCCGCGTGCACGGCCGGTTCGACCGCGTGAGCGTGGCGGGCTTCAAGGCCACGCCCGTGTACCTGGCCGACAGCGTGCAGCTGCAGCTGAGCGCCGCCAACTGA
- a CDS encoding SMR family transporter, with amino-acid sequence MSLTTSYVLLGFAILSEVMGTTALKASEGFTRLWPSLFTVVAYGVSFYLLSLTLKVLPTGIAYAIWSGVGIVLISGIGWVFFGQRLDLPALLGMGLIIAGVLVVNLFSKSVGGH; translated from the coding sequence ATGAGTCTGACGACCAGCTATGTGCTGCTGGGATTTGCCATCCTGAGCGAAGTGATGGGTACCACCGCCCTCAAGGCTTCGGAGGGCTTCACGCGGCTGTGGCCCAGCCTGTTCACCGTCGTGGCGTACGGCGTGTCCTTCTATCTGCTGTCGCTCACGCTCAAGGTGCTGCCCACCGGCATCGCCTACGCCATCTGGTCCGGCGTGGGCATCGTGCTGATCTCGGGCATTGGCTGGGTGTTCTTCGGCCAGCGGCTGGACCTGCCGGCCCTGCTGGGCATGGGGCTGATCATCGCGGGCGTGCTGGTGGTCAATCTGTTTTCCAAGAGCGTGGGCGGCCACTGA
- a CDS encoding plasmid replication/partition related protein — protein MNIIVNEELKAYIDPLTPQEHEALERSILAEGCRDALVLWGDLLIDGHNRYGICSKHGLPFQTVQNTQFQSMEDVHLWMIDQHLGRRSVSDFQRGVLALRKKEIVAARRARQAEPAEDAPAAVEPAAPLGVSGADESLKSREDVAKAARLSSSQVVMIEKIQKQAAPELVAAVKSGVISLNAAAAVASLPAQEQAAAAAGGKDELKQAAKRVREAKRKPAAEPATEGGAPAAEAAPAAMPADGLDEVGALRQRVAELTAENAALRAELERYQAPAF, from the coding sequence ATGAACATCATCGTCAATGAAGAACTGAAAGCCTATATCGACCCATTGACCCCCCAGGAGCACGAAGCGCTGGAGCGCAGCATCCTGGCGGAGGGCTGCCGCGATGCGCTGGTGCTCTGGGGCGATCTGCTCATCGACGGGCACAACCGCTATGGCATCTGCAGCAAGCACGGACTGCCGTTCCAGACCGTGCAGAACACGCAGTTCCAGTCGATGGAAGATGTACACCTGTGGATGATCGACCAGCACCTGGGGCGGCGCAGCGTGTCCGACTTCCAGCGCGGCGTACTGGCGTTGCGCAAGAAGGAGATCGTGGCCGCACGCCGTGCCCGCCAGGCCGAACCCGCCGAGGACGCGCCGGCGGCTGTCGAGCCGGCTGCGCCGCTGGGCGTGTCCGGCGCAGACGAGTCGCTCAAGAGCCGCGAGGACGTGGCCAAGGCCGCCCGCCTCAGCAGCAGCCAGGTGGTGATGATCGAGAAGATCCAGAAGCAGGCCGCCCCCGAACTGGTGGCGGCCGTGAAGTCCGGTGTCATCTCCCTCAATGCGGCGGCCGCGGTGGCCAGCCTGCCGGCCCAGGAACAGGCCGCCGCGGCTGCGGGCGGCAAGGACGAGCTCAAGCAGGCCGCCAAGCGCGTGCGCGAGGCCAAGCGCAAGCCGGCCGCCGAACCGGCGACTGAGGGCGGAGCGCCCGCAGCCGAAGCCGCCCCCGCGGCGATGCCGGCGGACGGACTCGATGAAGTCGGAGCGCTGCGCCAGCGCGTGGCTGAACTGACGGCCGAGAACGCGGCGCTGCGGGCCGAGCTGGAGCGCTACCAGGCCCCCGCTTTCTGA
- a CDS encoding response regulator, producing the protein MTPSSFAEERQRGQRRVMPLQLLIGFVLAALATATMALFTYQSQVQRSEAVEKMNAAVETISQLQAVLNTMKNAETGQRGYLLTGEDRYLEPFNTAAMALGQELQRLAVLTQDRPLQVRRFDQLKRLTSQKMQELEDTIALQRAGKRDEAVALVRSDLGLLSMDNIRNVLREMLMAERQELESRRKAWEEAASFAAYLMWGSSVVLLLLIGGSAAMTAADHRSKARENWIKSGLVGLGGRLQGDHRLQDLGPMALEYLAGWLGAKIGAVYVTEGHGLYQRMGGYALPDGSARGQIVKGEGLVGQAAQSRQLLHVQDVPKDYLPVVSGTGSSAPAEIVLVPTVHNGVAHAVIELGFFRKVNASDLDFLSRASEQLALAIRSAIDRTKLEALLEETQRQAEELQAQQEELRVSNEELEQQSRMLQESQAQMEAQQTELEQSNAQLEEQTQQLEYQKQQLLRAQDALTGKARDLELASQYKSEFLANMSHELRTPLNSSLILAKLLADNKQGNLSPDQVKYAQTIHAAGNDLLTLINDILDLAKIEAGQATMSIEEISLQKAVQAVADPLRALAEDKHLTFSAVVEPGAPARIESDPQRLAQILKNLLSNAIKFTDQGEVTLRVSANADGTVSFAVHDTGIGIEEHQRELIFEAFRQADGSTHRKYGGTGLGLSISRDLAQRLGGDITVQSTPGQGSVFTLILPAAAPRQSEASAAASTEATATARPTARAMASPTLAPAAPAPVPALAAAEPAAVPQRRVPGAVPDDRDALQPGKRVMLVVEDDVRFARILYDLAREMDFQCIVTHTGGEGLAAALEYMPSAVVLDMNLPDFSGLGVLDQLKRNPATRHIPVHVVSVADYAQEALGRGAIGYALKPVKREELVHALERMEAKFTQSMRRVLVVEDDDRQRESVGHLLANGDVEIVGAETAQRALELLRSTTFDCMVMDLNLPDLSGYELLEQMAEQEDVAFPPVIVYTGRSLSRDEEQQLRRFSKSIIIKDARSPERLLDEVTLFLHQVESTLPMERRKMLQAARDRDSTFDGRTILVVEDDVRNVFALSSVLEPTGARVEIARNGREALEALERAASPGAAAVDLVLMDIMMPEMDGFTAMKEIRKRSEWRRLPIIALTAKAMKDDQEKCLAAGANDYIAKPLDVEKLLSLVRVWMPK; encoded by the coding sequence ATGACTCCCTCCTCTTTCGCGGAAGAACGCCAGCGCGGGCAGCGCCGCGTCATGCCGCTGCAGCTTCTGATCGGTTTCGTCCTGGCGGCCCTGGCGACCGCCACCATGGCCCTGTTCACCTACCAGTCGCAGGTCCAGCGTTCGGAGGCGGTGGAGAAGATGAATGCCGCGGTCGAGACCATCTCGCAGCTGCAGGCGGTGCTCAACACGATGAAGAACGCCGAGACGGGCCAGCGGGGCTACCTGCTCACCGGAGAGGATCGGTACCTCGAACCCTTCAATACCGCGGCCATGGCCCTGGGACAGGAACTGCAGCGCCTGGCCGTGCTGACGCAGGATCGCCCGCTGCAGGTGCGCCGCTTCGACCAGCTCAAGCGGCTGACGTCGCAGAAGATGCAGGAACTGGAAGACACCATCGCCCTGCAGCGCGCAGGCAAACGCGACGAGGCCGTGGCGCTGGTGCGCAGCGACTTGGGCCTGCTGTCGATGGACAACATCCGCAACGTGCTGCGCGAGATGCTCATGGCCGAGCGCCAGGAGCTGGAGTCGCGCCGCAAGGCCTGGGAAGAGGCCGCCAGCTTCGCCGCCTACCTGATGTGGGGCAGCTCGGTGGTCCTGCTGCTGCTGATCGGCGGCTCGGCCGCCATGACGGCCGCCGACCACCGTTCCAAGGCGCGCGAGAACTGGATCAAGAGCGGCCTGGTCGGCCTGGGCGGCCGGCTGCAGGGCGATCACCGTCTGCAGGATCTCGGCCCCATGGCGCTGGAGTACCTGGCCGGCTGGCTGGGTGCCAAGATCGGCGCCGTCTACGTGACCGAGGGGCATGGCCTGTACCAGCGCATGGGCGGCTACGCGCTGCCGGACGGCAGCGCGCGCGGCCAGATCGTCAAGGGCGAAGGGCTGGTGGGCCAGGCAGCGCAGTCGCGCCAGTTGCTGCATGTGCAGGACGTGCCCAAGGACTACCTGCCGGTGGTGTCCGGCACGGGCAGCTCGGCCCCGGCCGAGATCGTGCTGGTGCCGACGGTGCACAACGGCGTGGCGCACGCCGTGATCGAACTGGGCTTCTTCCGCAAGGTCAACGCCTCCGACCTGGACTTCCTGTCGCGGGCGTCCGAACAGCTCGCGCTGGCGATCCGCTCCGCCATCGACCGCACCAAACTGGAAGCGCTGCTGGAGGAAACGCAGCGCCAGGCCGAGGAACTGCAGGCCCAGCAGGAAGAGCTGCGCGTGAGCAACGAAGAGCTGGAGCAGCAAAGCCGCATGCTGCAGGAGTCGCAGGCCCAGATGGAGGCCCAGCAGACCGAGCTGGAGCAAAGCAACGCGCAACTGGAAGAGCAGACCCAGCAGCTGGAATACCAGAAGCAGCAGCTGCTGCGCGCCCAGGATGCGCTCACCGGCAAGGCGCGCGATCTGGAGCTGGCCAGCCAGTACAAGAGCGAGTTCCTGGCCAACATGAGCCACGAGTTGCGCACGCCGCTCAACTCCAGCCTGATCCTGGCCAAACTCCTGGCCGACAACAAGCAGGGCAACCTGTCGCCCGACCAGGTCAAGTATGCGCAGACCATCCACGCGGCCGGCAATGACTTGCTCACGCTGATCAACGACATCCTCGACCTGGCCAAGATCGAGGCCGGCCAGGCCACGATGTCCATCGAGGAGATCAGCCTGCAGAAGGCCGTGCAGGCCGTGGCCGATCCGCTGCGTGCGCTGGCCGAGGACAAGCACCTCACGTTCTCCGCGGTGGTCGAGCCGGGCGCGCCGGCGCGAATCGAGTCCGACCCGCAGCGGCTGGCGCAGATTCTCAAGAACCTGCTGTCCAACGCCATCAAGTTCACCGACCAGGGCGAGGTCACGCTGCGCGTGTCCGCCAACGCGGACGGCACGGTGTCTTTCGCCGTGCACGACACGGGCATCGGCATCGAGGAGCACCAGCGCGAGCTGATCTTCGAGGCCTTCCGCCAGGCGGACGGCAGCACGCACCGCAAGTACGGCGGCACGGGCCTGGGCCTGTCCATCTCGCGCGACCTGGCACAGCGCCTGGGCGGCGATATCACCGTGCAGAGCACGCCGGGGCAGGGCAGCGTGTTCACGCTGATTCTTCCCGCGGCAGCACCCCGCCAGTCCGAGGCGTCGGCGGCCGCTTCCACCGAGGCCACTGCGACTGCCCGGCCCACCGCACGGGCCATGGCCTCGCCGACGCTGGCTCCTGCGGCTCCGGCGCCGGTGCCCGCACTGGCAGCGGCCGAACCCGCGGCCGTACCGCAGCGGCGCGTGCCGGGCGCCGTGCCCGATGACCGCGACGCGCTGCAGCCGGGTAAGCGCGTGATGCTGGTGGTGGAGGACGACGTGCGCTTCGCCCGCATCCTGTACGACCTGGCGCGCGAGATGGACTTCCAGTGCATCGTCACGCACACCGGCGGCGAAGGCCTGGCCGCGGCGCTGGAATACATGCCCAGCGCCGTGGTGCTGGACATGAACCTGCCTGACTTCTCCGGGCTGGGCGTGCTCGACCAGCTCAAGCGCAACCCGGCCACGCGGCACATTCCCGTGCACGTGGTCTCCGTGGCCGACTATGCGCAGGAAGCGCTGGGCCGCGGCGCGATCGGCTACGCGCTCAAGCCCGTCAAGCGCGAGGAACTGGTCCACGCGCTGGAACGCATGGAGGCCAAGTTCACGCAGAGCATGCGCCGCGTGCTGGTGGTGGAGGACGACGACCGCCAGCGCGAGAGCGTGGGCCACCTGCTGGCCAACGGCGACGTGGAGATCGTCGGCGCCGAAACGGCGCAGCGCGCCCTGGAACTGCTGCGCTCCACCACCTTCGACTGCATGGTGATGGACCTGAACCTGCCCGACCTCAGCGGCTACGAACTGCTCGAGCAGATGGCCGAACAGGAGGACGTGGCCTTCCCGCCGGTCATCGTCTACACGGGCCGCTCGCTGTCCCGGGACGAAGAGCAGCAGCTGCGCCGCTTCTCCAAGTCCATCATCATCAAGGACGCCCGTTCGCCCGAGCGGCTCCTGGACGAGGTCACCCTGTTCCTGCACCAGGTCGAATCCACGCTGCCCATGGAGCGGCGCAAGATGCTGCAGGCCGCGCGCGACCGCGACTCCACGTTCGACGGACGCACCATCCTGGTGGTGGAAGACGACGTGCGCAACGTGTTCGCCCTCTCCAGCGTGCTGGAGCCCACCGGCGCACGGGTGGAGATCGCCCGCAACGGCCGCGAGGCGCTGGAGGCGCTGGAGCGCGCCGCCTCGCCCGGCGCCGCAGCGGTGGACCTGGTGCTGATGGACATCATGATGCCGGAGATGGACGGTTTCACGGCCATGAAGGAGATCCGCAAGCGGTCCGAATGGCGGCGCCTGCCCATCATCGCCCTCACGGCCAAGGCCATGAAGGACGACCAGGAGAAATGCCTGGCCGCAGGTGCCAACGATTACATCGCCAAGCCGCTGGACGTGGAGAAGCTGCTCTCGCTGGTCCGCGTGTGGATGCCCAAGTAA
- a CDS encoding protein-glutamate O-methyltransferase CheR, whose amino-acid sequence MQQRKKTFDIEQHLLIEAIYHRFHYDFRGYAQASLKRRLQTALTRFNCRSLSQLQHLVLHEPEVFPAMLEYLTVQVSEMFRDPTYFRALREKVVPLLRTYPSLKIWVAGCSTGEEVYSLAILLREEGLLERTLIYATDINATALHKAEAGVYDIERVRGFTENHARSGGRSSLSEHYSAAYGRVVMDKSLRRHIVFSDHSLATDSVFAEVHLVSCRNVLIYFDRDLQDRALGLFHEALCHKGFLGLGSKESLRFSSHASDFDDFVPEDRVYRKRVGA is encoded by the coding sequence CTGCAGCAACGCAAGAAGACCTTCGACATCGAACAGCACCTGCTGATCGAGGCCATCTACCACCGCTTCCACTACGACTTCCGCGGCTACGCGCAGGCCTCGCTCAAGCGGCGCCTGCAGACGGCGCTCACGCGCTTCAACTGCCGCTCGCTGTCCCAACTGCAGCACCTGGTGCTGCACGAGCCCGAGGTCTTTCCGGCCATGCTGGAATACCTCACGGTGCAGGTCAGCGAGATGTTCCGCGACCCCACCTACTTCCGCGCCCTGCGCGAGAAGGTGGTGCCGCTGCTGCGCACCTACCCGTCGCTCAAGATCTGGGTGGCCGGCTGCAGCACGGGCGAGGAGGTCTATTCGCTGGCCATCCTGCTGCGCGAGGAGGGCCTGCTGGAGCGCACGCTTATCTACGCCACCGACATCAACGCCACGGCGCTGCATAAGGCGGAGGCGGGCGTCTACGACATCGAGCGGGTGCGTGGCTTCACCGAGAACCATGCGCGCTCGGGCGGCCGCTCATCCCTTTCGGAGCACTACAGCGCCGCCTATGGCCGCGTGGTCATGGACAAGAGCCTGCGGCGGCACATCGTGTTCTCCGACCACAGCCTGGCGACCGACAGCGTGTTCGCCGAAGTGCACTTGGTGTCGTGCCGCAACGTGCTGATCTACTTCGACCGCGACCTGCAGGACCGGGCGCTGGGCCTGTTCCACGAGGCGCTGTGCCACAAGGGATTTCTGGGGCTGGGCTCCAAGGAGTCGCTGCGCTTTTCGTCGCACGCGTCCGATTTCGACGACTTCGTGCCGGAGGATCGCGTCTACCGCAAGCGGGTGGGTGCATGA
- a CDS encoding chemotaxis protein CheB: MSGKASSSWPVRGEHSAGGPQKAARFDALVIGGSAGSIEALSVLLPALPADLRASVFIVLHLPRERPSLLCDIFQPRCAVPLREAQDKEPVEPGTVYFAPPDYHLLVDAGPSMALSVDDPVHFSRPSIDVLFESAADVYGPQLLAVLLSGANQDGADGMAAVQRAGGVTVVQHPSSAQMTAMPEAALALLEPDHVLPPAQIASLINPLLLGRPV; the protein is encoded by the coding sequence ATGAGCGGAAAGGCGTCCTCTTCGTGGCCTGTGCGTGGTGAGCACAGCGCTGGCGGTCCGCAAAAAGCCGCCCGCTTCGATGCCCTGGTCATCGGCGGCTCTGCGGGCAGCATCGAGGCCCTGTCCGTGCTGCTGCCGGCCCTGCCGGCCGATCTGCGGGCTTCCGTCTTCATCGTGCTGCACCTGCCGCGCGAACGGCCCAGCCTGCTGTGCGACATCTTCCAGCCGCGGTGCGCGGTGCCGCTGCGCGAAGCGCAGGACAAGGAGCCGGTCGAACCCGGCACCGTGTACTTCGCTCCGCCGGACTACCACCTGCTGGTCGATGCCGGGCCGTCGATGGCGCTGTCGGTGGACGACCCGGTGCACTTCTCGCGCCCCTCCATCGACGTGCTCTTCGAGTCAGCGGCCGACGTGTACGGCCCGCAGCTGCTCGCCGTGCTGCTCTCCGGCGCCAACCAGGACGGCGCCGACGGCATGGCGGCCGTGCAGCGCGCCGGCGGCGTGACGGTCGTGCAGCACCCGTCCTCTGCGCAGATGACGGCCATGCCGGAGGCCGCGCTCGCGCTGCTGGAGCCCGACCATGTGCTGCCCCCGGCGCAGATCGCGTCGCTGATCAACCCCCTGCTCCTTGGGAGACCCGTGTGA
- a CDS encoding hybrid sensor histidine kinase/response regulator → MIFSPSTPQSASGNPNVKCLLVDDVEENLIALEALLQRDGVDILKASSGPEALELLLQHSDVALALLDVQMPEMNGFELAELIRGSERTRHVPLIFMTAGSRDQNWQFKGYETGAVDFLYKPIDPHMLINKANVFFELHRQKRAIARELHERTEALRINEMFMAVLSHDLRGPLSAILASAMVLQRPQDADKVHTLAEKIQSSGRRMGRMIEDLLDVTRARQAGGLVVRRQPMDLSEAAQRTVQEIRSSHPERIVDVKQAGDLQGAWDGERLCQVLSNLLGNAMHHGAPDQPVLLRLDGSAPDAVAFSVTNGGTIPPDLIPHLFDPFRGRSRAGSGGHQGLGLGLYIVQQLVLAHDGRIDVCSREGRTAFHVVLPRGAADHSAG, encoded by the coding sequence GTGATTTTCAGTCCTTCCACGCCGCAGTCCGCGTCCGGAAATCCCAACGTCAAATGCCTGCTCGTCGACGACGTCGAAGAGAACCTCATCGCGCTGGAGGCGCTGCTGCAGCGCGACGGCGTGGACATCCTCAAGGCCAGCTCCGGCCCCGAGGCGCTGGAACTGCTGCTGCAGCACAGCGATGTGGCGCTGGCGCTGCTGGACGTGCAGATGCCCGAGATGAACGGTTTCGAGCTGGCCGAGCTGATCCGCGGCAGCGAGCGCACGCGCCATGTGCCCCTGATCTTCATGACGGCCGGCTCGCGCGACCAGAACTGGCAGTTCAAGGGCTATGAGACCGGGGCGGTGGACTTTCTGTACAAGCCCATCGATCCGCACATGCTGATCAACAAGGCCAACGTCTTCTTCGAGCTGCACCGCCAGAAGCGCGCCATCGCGCGGGAGCTGCACGAGCGCACGGAAGCCCTGCGCATCAACGAGATGTTCATGGCCGTGCTCAGCCACGACCTGCGCGGGCCGCTCAGCGCGATCCTCGCCTCCGCCATGGTGCTGCAACGGCCGCAGGATGCGGACAAGGTGCACACGCTGGCCGAGAAGATCCAGAGCTCGGGCCGGCGCATGGGCCGCATGATCGAGGATTTGCTGGATGTGACCCGTGCCCGCCAGGCCGGCGGGCTGGTGGTGCGGCGCCAGCCGATGGACCTGTCCGAAGCGGCCCAGCGGACGGTGCAGGAGATCCGCTCCAGCCATCCCGAACGGATCGTCGATGTGAAGCAGGCGGGGGACCTGCAGGGCGCCTGGGACGGCGAGCGCTTGTGCCAGGTGCTGTCCAACCTGCTGGGCAACGCCATGCACCACGGGGCGCCGGACCAGCCGGTGCTGCTGCGCCTGGACGGCTCCGCGCCCGATGCGGTGGCGTTCTCCGTCACCAACGGCGGCACCATTCCGCCCGACCTGATTCCGCATCTGTTCGACCCGTTCCGCGGCCGCTCACGCGCGGGCAGCGGCGGGCATCAAGGCCTGGGGCTGGGCCTGTACATCGTGCAGCAGCTGGTGCTGGCGCATGATGGCCGCATCGACGTGTGCTCGCGCGAGGGCCGCACGGCTTTCCATGTGGTGCTCCCCCGGGGCGCAGCCGACCACAGCGCGGGCTGA
- a CDS encoding response regulator yields MRILYVEDNCELRESIGMLMEGEGRTVTACATAEEALELDAADPFDLVVTDVSLPGMSGTDLCRKLLAADPDRWIVLCSGYQFPHALKAMGPHVRSLLKPFELEELETLLASVQVQLAGPSLA; encoded by the coding sequence ATGCGCATCCTGTATGTGGAGGACAACTGCGAACTGCGTGAATCCATCGGCATGCTGATGGAGGGCGAGGGCCGAACGGTCACCGCCTGCGCCACCGCAGAAGAAGCCCTGGAACTCGACGCCGCCGATCCCTTCGATCTGGTCGTCACCGACGTGAGCCTGCCCGGCATGTCCGGCACCGACCTGTGCCGCAAGCTGCTGGCCGCCGATCCCGACCGCTGGATCGTCCTGTGCTCCGGCTACCAGTTCCCGCACGCGCTCAAGGCCATGGGGCCGCACGTGCGCTCGCTGCTCAAACCGTTCGAGCTGGAGGAGCTGGAAACGCTGCTGGCGTCCGTCCAGGTCCAGCTGGCCGGCCCCAGCCTGGCCTGA
- the alkB gene encoding DNA oxidative demethylase AlkB, whose product MTADLLAAAGAQPAHLLLGSQAVLLHGAARADAPVLWAAVEAIAARAPWRHMETPGGRAMSVATTNCGARGWVSDRRGYRYATHDPLTGEPWPALPAALLRLARASAQAAGFEAFEPDACLINRYAPGTRLSLHQDRDERDLAAPIVSVSLGLPATFLWGGMARGDKAWRVPLAHGDVVVWGGVDRLRFHGVLPVAPGSHPLTGPFRVNLTFRKAG is encoded by the coding sequence ATGACAGCCGATCTGCTTGCCGCTGCGGGCGCGCAACCCGCCCATCTCTTGCTAGGCTCCCAGGCGGTGCTGCTGCACGGCGCTGCACGGGCCGACGCACCCGTTCTGTGGGCGGCCGTCGAGGCCATCGCAGCCCGTGCGCCCTGGCGGCACATGGAAACACCGGGCGGCCGTGCCATGTCGGTGGCCACCACGAACTGCGGCGCGCGTGGCTGGGTCAGCGACCGGCGGGGCTACCGCTACGCCACGCACGACCCGCTCACGGGCGAGCCGTGGCCCGCCCTGCCGGCGGCGCTGCTCAGGCTCGCACGAGCGTCGGCGCAAGCGGCAGGGTTCGAAGCCTTCGAGCCGGACGCCTGTCTCATCAACCGCTATGCGCCCGGCACGCGGTTGTCGCTGCACCAGGACCGCGACGAACGCGATCTGGCGGCCCCCATCGTCTCCGTCTCGCTGGGCCTGCCCGCGACCTTCCTGTGGGGCGGCATGGCCCGGGGCGACAAGGCCTGGCGCGTGCCGCTGGCGCATGGCGACGTCGTGGTGTGGGGCGGCGTGGACCGGTTGCGCTTCCATGGCGTACTTCCCGTGGCGCCGGGCAGCCATCCGCTCACCGGGCCTTTTCGCGTCAACCTGACATTCCGCAAAGCAGGCTGA